AACTTTCGCAACCGATCGCGGATGCGATCGTCGATTTGCAGCGTCGAATACGCGCTCACGACGTATAGGTCGGTCAACTCATAGGCCTCTTCGCGAATGGAATTCAGTTCCTTTGGAAAAGTCGCGATGAATTCGTACGGCGTTTGCCCGGGTTGGCGCGGGACCCCATAGTCGTACGCCAGCGCGCAGAGCGCGTCGTAGCACCCTTCAATTGCGCTGCGAGTGCTGCGCGATGTGTCGGCCATCGGATTGGAGACTTTCGCGGATCGTGACACGGCGCGCGATATGCGGCGCCGCCGTTGAATGCGCGGTAGTTGCGGCACGCGGATCACGCGGTCGAGCAGCGTCTCCACCCAGTTGAAAAACCGCACGATGAACTGCGGGAAGTACCGGCGGTTGCGCGCCATATGCGCAGCGACAGTTCCCACGCCGCGCAGTGCGGCGAACGCGATGAAGAGCGCGAGAATAATCAGTACGGCAGTGCCGATGCGTTCCATAAACCGGTTCTGCTCGAGCACGTCAACTGCGGGTGTAACGACGGACTGCAGTTGGAAGGTCGAACCCCGCCGCCACGGATCGAACTCGTGCTCGGCCACGTACGCGATCGGCGGGAGCGATGGCCACGGCAATGCCGTCGCGCCAAATCCCACCATCGCGATCATCACAAACCCCAATCCCACCCAGAAGGGCCCGAGTCCGCCGGGGAGGTGGACTCGGCGCGCTCGAAAGTATTCGCGCAACCCCGCAAGGCTCGAAAGCATCAGCAGCGCCATCGCCGCGACCGTGTAGCAGCCGATGTAAAAGTGCCCGGCGAGCAACATCGAGAGACCGCCGTGTTGAATGACGCGCTGCCCCAGCGCAAATGCGATCATCACCGGCACCGAGAAGTAGAAAATGGAAATGCCGGGGTGCCGCTTGGGCAGGCGCTCCGTCATCGCGTCGAGTTGCAGCTTCGCCTTGCGCTCGGGCTTCCTCCAATCGAGCGGATCGACCGCATCGATCTCCATCAAGCCATCCGGCAGCTTCGATTTCTTCGGCGCGGGAGCGCGATCGGCGCGAATGGCGCGGCGCACCTTCATGGCGGTGCTCGTCAGCATGCCGATGTCGCCCGCCAAAGGATTGTCGTCCACGCAGCATTCGTGCGTCAGCCGGTTTGTGAACCACCAGATGAACATGACCACCGTCGTGTTGAACGCGAGCGCCGTCCAGCCGGTGAACTGAAACCCCTTGGCGACCGCGCCGACATCGTAGGCCTGTGTCGTCAACGTCGTGTAGGCGATAACGACGCCCAGGAGCGCGATAACGTAGAGAATGCTTTCTTCCTTGCCGTCGCGTGCGATTAGCCGGTTCAACGCGACAACGCCAAGCACAAACCAGAACGCGAACCAGCGCAGGTTCCAGTCGTGAAGTTCGGTGTACACGTATCGAACGTCGAGAATGAAAAAAATCGGGGCGGCAACCATGAGGAGGATCATGAACGGCGTCGTGAAGTCGATCAGGAAGTCGGTCCACGTGCGCGCCTGGTAAGGCTTCTGGACCTCGACCACGCTGCGCTTGAGCGACTGAAAGTCCGTCACTTCGGGCGCGCGTTTGCGCTGTTGCTGCGTTACGGCCGGCGCGGACAGCTTCGCGGCCTCAGACTCCAACAGCGAGTAGAAGTCCGTCGGCCCTTCGCTCGGGGAACCGTTGCTAGTGTAGTGAGTCATGATTAATGCCGCTTAAGAAAACCGGAGTCGAGCGAAAAACGGGGACTGACTCGCTTTTCGGCAGTTTGAAAAGCGTGCCTGTCCCCGCTCTTCGCCGCATTTGCCCTCCAAGAATAAAATGCCATCAGCATGATTCTCCACACTAGCGCCCGATTCGTGC
This portion of the Candidatus Hydrogenedentota bacterium genome encodes:
- a CDS encoding DUF4129 domain-containing protein, yielding MTHYTSNGSPSEGPTDFYSLLESEAAKLSAPAVTQQQRKRAPEVTDFQSLKRSVVEVQKPYQARTWTDFLIDFTTPFMILLMVAAPIFFILDVRYVYTELHDWNLRWFAFWFVLGVVALNRLIARDGKEESILYVIALLGVVIAYTTLTTQAYDVGAVAKGFQFTGWTALAFNTTVVMFIWWFTNRLTHECCVDDNPLAGDIGMLTSTAMKVRRAIRADRAPAPKKSKLPDGLMEIDAVDPLDWRKPERKAKLQLDAMTERLPKRHPGISIFYFSVPVMIAFALGQRVIQHGGLSMLLAGHFYIGCYTVAAMALLMLSSLAGLREYFRARRVHLPGGLGPFWVGLGFVMIAMVGFGATALPWPSLPPIAYVAEHEFDPWRRGSTFQLQSVVTPAVDVLEQNRFMERIGTAVLIILALFIAFAALRGVGTVAAHMARNRRYFPQFIVRFFNWVETLLDRVIRVPQLPRIQRRRRISRAVSRSAKVSNPMADTSRSTRSAIEGCYDALCALAYDYGVPRQPGQTPYEFIATFPKELNSIREEAYELTDLYVVSAYSTLQIDDRIRDRLRKFWMTFDKLRNRVIR